The following are from one region of the Vicia villosa cultivar HV-30 ecotype Madison, WI unplaced genomic scaffold, Vvil1.0 ctg.000052F_1_1, whole genome shotgun sequence genome:
- the LOC131623098 gene encoding probable aquaporin TIP5-1 produces the protein MAPSFTVTSRFHESFTRSALRSYLAEFISTFFYVLIVVGSGMSSRKLMPDASLNPTSLVVGAIANAFALSSVLYIAWDISGGHVNPAVTFAMAVGGHISVPTALFYWVAQLIASVIACLFLKVIVVGMHVPTYVIAEEMTGFGASILEGILTFVLVYTIYAARDTRRGQVSSTGILIIGLIAGAGVLAAGPFSGGSMNPACAFGSASIAGTFRNQAVYWVGPLVGAAVAGLLYDNVLFPSQNSDSIRGGVSNV, from the exons ATGGCTCCTTCTTTCACAGTAACTTCACGTTTTCATGAATCCTTCACACGAAGTGCACTTCGCTCTTATCTCGCTGAGTTTATCTCAACTTTCTTCTATGTCCTTATTGTTGTTGGTTCTGGAATGTCCTCAA GGAAGTTGATGCCTGATGCTTCACTGAACCCAACAAGTTTGGTTGTGGGTGCTATTGCAAATGCGTTTGCTCTGTCCTCAGTTTTGTACATTGCATGGGACATCTCTGGTGGACACGTGAATCCTGCCGTGACATTTGCAATGGCTGTTGGAGGACATATTAGTGTCCCAACTGCTCTCTTCTATTGGGTTGCGCAACTTATTGCATCTGTCATTGCTTGCCTTTTTCTCAAAGTCATTGTTGTTGGAATG CATGTACCAACCTATGTAATTGCAGAAGAGATGACAGGATTTGGAGCATCAATATTAGAGGGTATCCTAACATTTGTGTTAGTGTACACAATATATGCTGCAAGGGACACCAGGCGTGGTCAAGTAAGTTCAACAGGAATACTTATAATTGGATTAATAGCAGGAGCAGGTGTGTTGGCAGCAGGACCATTCTCTGGTGGATCCATGAACCCTGCATGTGCTTTTGGCTCTGCTTCCATTGCTGGAACTTTCAGAAATCAAGCTGTCTATTGGGTTGGACCTTTGGTTGGTGCTGCTGTTGCTGGTCTTCTTTATGACAATGTGTTGTTCCCTTCTCAGAATTCAGATTCAATTAGAGGAGGGGTTTCAAATGTGTAA